In Theobroma cacao cultivar B97-61/B2 chromosome 7, Criollo_cocoa_genome_V2, whole genome shotgun sequence, the genomic window TCTTGAAGCAAGTGTGTCAGCTTTGAATTCCTGCATGATTAAACTCATCTCTGTATTTTTATAACCTGGAAGGAATGTGAGGGCTTTTAGTAGCACGAGCAGATATGACATTGCCGAGTGCAGACAAGGATCTGTTAATATTTTGAGTTTCCTTGAGTCTTTCTCCATGCACTTCTGGTTTTGCTACTTGTTCACTTCCAGCTAGGTCCACCAACCATAGCTTGCTCTTTGTGCATTCCCCATTCAACAAATTCTCTCCCTTAACCATCACACAATGTATGCTGCATCAAGAGCGACCCATAAGCTGGCATTTAGCTGtgtttaaacacattttgtgcAATGAGTactgaatttaaaatcaactGCAACAGACAGACTAGTGGGATCTACTGCGATGCTCATTGGCATTGGTTGAGCCAACAGCCCTCGCATTACTGCCAGTCTGTAGGACTTCCCAGACCTCATTCATGTTCTTTACATGTGCTTCAACGAGCCCTGGGACATGATCCATTCCTTCACCCACTTGCCTTATTTCAAGCCTACAAGTAGCCACATCAATGTGAAAGATTTAGCTATTTGAAAATTCATAAGAACAACTGTCCTTGGTAGCAGTCATTATATCATAGTAATCAGAgagtaaaaggaaaaatgttggGATAATCATTAATCAATCCTGAAGTCTCAGTCAGCAAAAGTTGCAAAGTCACCAATATTACACACTGAATTTAGCTAGGGACAAGcacataattttattagtttatgaTTGAGAGTTCATGGAAACTTCTTCCTCTAACACCTGAAACaaatgcaaaaagaaaatctgTACTCAAAACACTTCAGCATGACAATAActaaaatgtattgatactcTTTGGACACAGTTAATCTCTCATCACGATGAATTAGCAACAAAAAGGATATATGAAACTCAACTAACAAAAGTTGGCACAACCAttctggaaaagaaaaaatgtcaaagaaaaaaggctaaaacaaaattaccccACCTTTTTTGGCACCGAGCCTTGCTGAGTGCCTGAAACCAGTAAATCTCTTATCAGTTCATTGTATACTTCTAAGACACTGACTGATATCTCATATCGACGCAACTTCTGCCGCTCATTAATTATGCGAAACAATGCCTCAAGAGTCCCAAAATTTACTGTAAAAGTTTTTCCTGTGCCTGTCTGTCCATAAGCAAAAACGCAGACATTGTAGCCATCCAGAACCGATGTAGCAAATGGAGCTGTGTCTTGGAAAACATCAGCTAAAAGAAACCAAGCAACAGaagtaaattattataaatattcacTGAAAGAATCATTAGTAATATTTTGCGGTAAGCCCAAAACCGCTCCTAGAAATGGCATTACCTTGGTCTGCTTGAGGGCCAAAAACAGCATCAAACTTAAAGATTTTCCTCGGAGCACCATTTGATAATACAGTGAGTTCACCATCTTTCGCAGATTCAAAATCAACAGCCACTGAAAATTTTGagtctcaaaattttcaacctATTTCAGACTTTTATATGGAAAATCGAATGTGGCTAACCTTTCAATTCTAGAACCTTGTTGTAgagttctttcctttctttggcCCCTCTGAGAAATTTAATCTTGAGATCTTCATGCAAATCTGCTTGCTGGTTTACTTTTGGAAATATGATAATAGGATTATAAAAGAGACTAAAATGGATTCATGAGGTGATTAAAAACTATAAAGTATGATTAACGGTGCAGGCTAAGTGCTAACTTACTTCTGGAGAGAATTGAAGAGCCAATTTCATCGATATCCTTGAAGCAATAATTATACATGGATGCCTCCTCAGATAGCTTGATGTGTTCCATTTTCATTATCTGCAAATTGGAACTtcataatattttgaaattaaagttCTAGCTTTGTATAAATTATAGTTACATCATTCAGTTCCAATTTTATGCCTTCAAATTTCTGGTCATGTCCCTCAATGATGAGAACCATCTACTCTTCTCTTTCACTTCTCCCTCAGTTGCTAAGGCTATAAATGGATATAACAGCATTTGTTACTTATGCAAGCAAGTGCTAGGCAGTTACAGGGtaacaaaagttaaaaaaaaaaaagttcatacCTAATGAGCCAACATGCATTGATTTGCGCATAAGCTCACTTTGGAGCTCCTGTAAAGATTTGCACGCTTCTCGACACTCTTTACTCTTAAGTTGGTTCTCCCTCTTAAGCCCTTCAAAGGCTCTCCTCATCTCTGCTATTTCCTTACTTTGGCGCTCATAATCTCTTTGcagcttttcttattttactTCTACCCCACAGTCACTCATATCCTGCAAGCAATCAATATTAAATGATCTCAAATTTTCTTTACTTCCTATTTTCAGCTGTTCCATTCGAACCTTGAAAAAGTAATGTTCCATTACTTCTAGCGACTCATGATCTCTCAATTCAGCCTCTTTAAAACCTGCTGCACAAATTTGTTTAGTAAAAGTTTGAGCTCTTCTTGACTTCAAGCCGAGGGCAAATGTTTTTctgaaaaacaataaataaatggtTTGTAGGGAACTATTTCCTATCAGGAATGTTGCAAACACTTATGGCTTTTAATATGAGGTTTGTCCCATAGAACCTTAAATAAGTATGCCTACATTTTAAGTTTTAGACAATATGAATAAGCAGAGAGAACAAAGATAAGTATCCAAACTACAAACTTACTTGCAGGAGAATCTTTCCTTACAGTAATGCCACATACAATTGGACACCTCATTAATCCTTCAAATCTAATGAGTAAGCCCCTACCGCTATCAACAAATGTTTTAATGTTAGATATAACCAGAGGCTTATGTGCACCTACCTGGCCATATATGTCTAGGCTGGACACAACTCACAATACGTTCaatcaaacttgatcaaataACAATACTAATCACTTAGTGTGATTTAGATTGGCAGCATAAAATCTGGTTTTTTCACCTTCTCTTGTTGTATAAATACATCAAATACTCTAATTCCAGGTGGACCGGTAGTGAAAACTATTTCTGCAAAAAGCAGATCAATGTTGTAAAAACCAGACTCCAATGATGAAAACTTGTATGAGAAGTCACCAAATTGCGCTGTATTGTACAATGAATTTCCCACTCCATCTCCAACGACACTATCAGTCCTTATAACATCACCACCAACATAACAACCGCCGTCCGAATAAATGACACCATCTAATTCCACTGCTCCATTTATGCACCCTGCATTGATGCTTATAACAGGAAGGTGTTCATGCTCCTTGTGTACATAGTCTGCAGTTCCTGGTAATGGAAGCAGCACAAAGGAAGAGTCCGGGGGCATTTCTTTGTGGAAAGTTTGGCAGACTGTGGAGAACTTTGCAGTGGGAGTTTTGTGCTTTACTTTAGTATCAGATCCATCAATGCCATTCTCTAAAGAAAACTCAATTGGAATATCGGGTGATCCGGTACATACAACAAGGTCTGGCAATGATAGAGAAAATCCCAACATGGACCGGCCTGAAACCGAACATAAATTCATTTACATCCTTACAACACTAGGATGCAAAGAACAAACAAATCATTTCTAAGCAAAGGTTGTTTACCATCAATTTTCTAATTGGCGTACTAATTGCTTTTGAACTTTGAGTTTGCCAGGGAACATCTATATCTaaatcaacaaaaacaaaCCAAATTTAATTGAGAGATACATGTAAGGAAGGAAAATTCCAAcccaattttgttttaattgagAGACACATGCACCTAGCAttgaattaaaagaaaaacaaaattcttcaacaagaaaagaaattaccAGAATTTGGGTGAGGGGAAGAATCTGAATCCAGCATAGACGGATTAACAAAACCAAATTTAATTGAGAGATACataaaaggaaggaaaattcCAAcccaattttgttttaattgagAGATACATGCACCTAATATcgaattaaaagaaaaacaaaattcttcaaaaagaaaagaaattaccAGAATTTGGTTGAGGGGAAGAATCTGAATCCAGCATAGACGGATTTAGTGACATGGCTGCATCAGTATCAGACAAGgtgaagaataaaaaatgaatgaaataaCATGAAGAGGGGAAAGTACTGATGGGTTGGATTTAGTGAAATCTTGCAGTTAGAGCTGTGTTGTTGGCAAGAAACGTCAGCGAGGAGAAGTGGGTCAGTCCACAGCGGAACGTTGATATGTTCCATGgccaaagaaaacaaaggaacTCTGTGATTTAAAGTGACCTTTAGTAAAGCTAAgtaatattttcttatgagATCATTACAATTATgagtaaaaatttcaattataattaaataattttctcatatATCACATATTACATTCATAAAAgagattaataaataaatcaacataaaattgaattaaatctACATACAACATCACTTGAACTTGAGACCTAAAGATTTCAAGACATTCTCCCTATTATTGAGATAAAGCTTTGTTggctaaaaataaataatattaatcaatAGAAAATGGATATAAAAAAACTTGCAGTGTTGGTGTAAACACTGCAAATGATTACCTAAAAATAGAGAAATTTAGCAAAAGATTAAGCAAATCAAGGAGTAGCCATTCACTGCAAATGGTGCTAAATAATTGCTATGAAAAGAATAATACTAATCATATATAGTAAATTGTACAGGactaaatattataataattaacatggactaaatatttaattagtgAACATGCAAAGATCAGATTCATTTGTAAAAACTTTGAAGCTGTGATATATATTTGtctttaaataatatgtaTAAGCCAAAATTAACATATATATTGTTCTTAACCtatgtttttctttaactGTGAAGTCAAACAACTGAGCTTGATTTAATCAAAAGAAGCTATCAACAGCTTGACAAAAAAGAGCAGTTGAGGAACAAGAATTAACGTACCCGCAGTGTCATTGATGATTACTATCTCCTTGTTCGACTAGTGCGAGCATTCTTGTTTGACTTTTTTGGCCTTCCATGATGTTTGGCTTCAACCAAGCTCACAATCCATTTGGGTTTATCGGTGTGGAAAACAGCATATCCCATAGCCACTCCGAACATAAATCCAGACATGTATCCGATTAACACAACTTTCCACCCAAATCTAATTTCAGATTTTGAGCCATCTTCTTCGTCTAAGTTTAAAGATGGTGGCTGTTGTGCTTCATTACTGCTGCAATATCTTGAAAGTGGAAAACCGCATAATCCGTCATTCCCTTCGTAGGAATTGTTCTCAAACGTATTAATCACctacaaataaagaaatttagtaaaaagaaaacaaatcacTGAGTAGCCATTAACCACAAATGTCGCTAAATAATTACTATGAACAGAATAATATTAAtcatagtaaaaaaaataggaCTAAgtattataatttgtaaaactTTGAAGTctgtcatatatatatttgtcttgaaataatatatatatatatatatgccaaACTTAACATATATATCCTTAACAACTTTCGTTTCTTTAATTGTGGAGTCAAACAGCTAACCTTGATTTCACCAAAAGAAACTATCAACAGCTAAATAAAAAGTGCATTTGATGAAGAAGAATGAACGTACCTGCAGTGTCACTGATGATTACTAACTCCTTGTCCGACTAGTACGAGTAGTCTTGTTTGACTTTTTTGGCCTTCGATGATGTTTGGCTTCAACAAAGCTCACAATCCATTTGGGTTTACCGGTCTGAAAAACAACATATCCCATACCCACTCCAAACATAAATCCAGACATGTATCCAATTAGCACAACTTTCCACCCAAATCTAATTCCAGATTTTGAGTGATCTTCTTCTTGTAACTTTGAAGGTGGTGGCTGTTGCACTTCATTACTACTACAATTTCTAGAGAGTGGAAAACCACATAATCCATCATTCCCTTCATaggaattgttttcaaatgtgTTGAATTGTTTGCCTTCAGGTATGCGCCCAACAAGTTTATTCTTGGAAAGGTTTAGGGACGAAAGCATTGTCAAATTCAACAATTGTTCTGGAATCTTTCCATCGAGCTTGTTCGAGGATAGGTCTAACCATTCAAGATTGATCAAATTTCCAAATGATGGTGGAATATGACCAATAAGGTGATTATGAGAAAAGTTAAGCCCGATGACTGAACGAAGCTTTCCAATAACTCTTGGAATCTCTCCTTCAAACTTGTTATTTGATAGATCAATGATTGTTAATGTggcaaaaattttcattaattcaACCTCTTGCCCTTTTTCGATCAAATAAACAGAATAAGTGTAGAAGTTATTTGTTTCCTTATCCAAACCCCCCATATAAGGCATGACATCTCTATTTTCTTCAGCATTCATCATAGCCTTGAAATTTTCTATGTACCCAGTTGGCAACTGTCCAGTAAAACTGTTGTTGGAGAGGTCCAAAATTTGCAACTTACCAAAATAATGCATATGCCTTTTGCTATTTATGGAACCATgcatttgatttgatttcattaCAAGAACTTTTAGCTCTTGAAGAGTTCCCAACCAATGAGGGAATGTAGCATTGATCTTGTTGTTGCCAAGATCTAGTACTTGTAGACTTCCACAATTAAGGATGGATCGTGTTAAAGGCCCCTCCAATTGATTAGCATTCAAGTTCAGATTCTTCAACCGACATCCCCTTGCAAATGTTGAAGGAATAGTTCCATGAAGTTTGTTCATCCTTAGATTCAATATCCAAAGTCTTTTGCTTAATTCTCCAAAACAATGTGGAATAATTCCATTGAAATTGTTGTGAGACATGTCTAAAACTTCAAGATAACTCACATTGCATATGAGATCAGATATCTCTCCACTCAGATTGTTATttgagattaaaaaaatagatgtGTTCAAAGGTGGAATCGGAAGATTTCCTTGAACTAAATTGAAGCTTAGGTCCAGGATTATGATTTTCCTCCATGGAAGTTGCTCTAATTCTGTCATAGAGTTGTGAGATAGATTTAAGTAAAACAAAGAGTCTTTCCCAACATCCCACATAAATTTGGGAATCTTGCCAGAAATTCTATTATTGGAAACGTCTAAATACTCCAAAACTTTTGAGCCCCTTAAAAATTGGGGGAATTGATTGACATCACAAGACGACAAATCCAAAAAATATAGACTTGGCAATGTATAATTAGCACTGGTATGATTAGAGTCGAAGTATATATTGTTATATGAAAGAGCAAGGTATTGGAGATTTTGGAGTTTTGAAAACAGGACAGATTCTACAATTCCACTAAGATTATTTGATGATAAATCAAGCAAAGTAAGGTTCACAAGTTGAGATATTGAAGATGGAAGTGTACCgttgagaaaattaaaagataagtCTAGAGTGATGAGATTAGGAAAAGTAGTTACCTCATTTGGAATGGAATCTTGTAGTTGATTGTGAGAGATGTCCAAGAATTCAAGATGAGTTAGGTTTGTGAGTGAAGATGGAATCTGTCcactaaaataattatttgagaGGCTCAAGTAATTGAGTTGCGAGAGATTCCCTAATGATCTCGGAATTATTCCTGAAAAGTTACATTCTTCAAGACTCAATTCTTCCAAGGAAACAAGGTTACCAATTGAGTTAGGCAATGCTCCAGAAAAATTCGTAGAACTTAAATCCAAAACTTTCAATGAAACTAAATTGCCAATGGAAGTAGGCAATGCTCCAGAGAG contains:
- the LOC18594639 gene encoding LRR receptor-like serine/threonine-protein kinase GSO2 isoform X2; the protein is MSSVNSNVLMNISSSLSSLSLGGCGLQGKFPKDIFQLPNLKLLNLEGNWELNIYLPKFNHSNHPQLLDLRGTSLSGALPNSIGNLVSLKDLDLSFTKLSGVLPKSIGNLVSLKYLDLRSTPLSGALPNSIGNLVSLKHLDLSTTSLFGALPNSIGNLVSLEILSLSFTNISGALPNSIGNLVSLEILALSFTNISGALPNSIGNLVSLRYLVLSGTSLSGALPTSIGNLVSLKVLDLSSTNFSGALPNSIGNLVSLEELSLEECNFSGIIPRSLGNLSQLNYLSLSNNYFSGQIPSSLTNLTHLEFLDISHNQLQDSIPNEVTTFPNLITLDLSFNFLNGTLPSSISQLVNLTLLDLSSNNLSGIVESVLFSKLQNLQYLALSYNNIYFDSNHTSANYTLPSLYFLDLSSCDVNQFPQFLRGSKVLEYLDVSNNRISGKIPKFMWDVGKDSLFYLNLSHNSMTELEQLPWRKIIILDLSFNLVQGNLPIPPLNTSIFLISNNNLSGEISDLICNVSYLEVLDMSHNNFNGIIPHCFGELSKRLWILNLRMNKLHGTIPSTFARGCRLKNLNLNANQLEGPLTRSILNCGSLQVLDLGNNKINATFPHWLGTLQELKVLVMKSNQMHGSINSKRHMHYFGKLQILDLSNNSFTGQLPTGYIENFKAMMNAEENRDVMPYMGGLDKETNNFYTYSVYLIEKGQEVELMKIFATLTIIDLSNNKFEGEIPRVIGKLRSVIGLNFSHNHLIGHIPPSFGNLINLEWLDLSSNKLDGKIPEQLLNLTMLSSLNLSKNKLVGRIPEGKQFNTFENNSYEGNDGLCGFPLSRNCSSNEVQQPPPSKLQEEDHSKSGIRFGWKVVLIGYMSGFMFGVGMGYVVFQTGKPKWIVSFVEAKHHRRPKKSNKTTRTSRTRS
- the LOC18594639 gene encoding receptor-like protein 12 isoform X1; the encoded protein is MSSVNSNVLMNISSSLSSLSLGGCGLQGKFPKDIFQLPNLKLLNLEGNWELNIYLPKFNHSNHPQLLDLRGTSLSGALPNSIGNLVSLKDLDLSFMSLSGALPNSIGNLVSLEILALSFTNFSRALPNSIGNLVSLKDLDLSFTKLSGVLPKSIGNLVSLKYLDLRSTPLSGALPNSIGNLVSLKHLDLSTTSLFGALPNSIGNLVSLEILSLSFTNISGALPNSIGNLVSLEILALSFTNISGALPNSIGNLVSLRYLVLSGTSLSGALPTSIGNLVSLKVLDLSSTNFSGALPNSIGNLVSLEELSLEECNFSGIIPRSLGNLSQLNYLSLSNNYFSGQIPSSLTNLTHLEFLDISHNQLQDSIPNEVTTFPNLITLDLSFNFLNGTLPSSISQLVNLTLLDLSSNNLSGIVESVLFSKLQNLQYLALSYNNIYFDSNHTSANYTLPSLYFLDLSSCDVNQFPQFLRGSKVLEYLDVSNNRISGKIPKFMWDVGKDSLFYLNLSHNSMTELEQLPWRKIIILDLSFNLVQGNLPIPPLNTSIFLISNNNLSGEISDLICNVSYLEVLDMSHNNFNGIIPHCFGELSKRLWILNLRMNKLHGTIPSTFARGCRLKNLNLNANQLEGPLTRSILNCGSLQVLDLGNNKINATFPHWLGTLQELKVLVMKSNQMHGSINSKRHMHYFGKLQILDLSNNSFTGQLPTGYIENFKAMMNAEENRDVMPYMGGLDKETNNFYTYSVYLIEKGQEVELMKIFATLTIIDLSNNKFEGEIPRVIGKLRSVIGLNFSHNHLIGHIPPSFGNLINLEWLDLSSNKLDGKIPEQLLNLTMLSSLNLSKNKLVGRIPEGKQFNTFENNSYEGNDGLCGFPLSRNCSSNEVQQPPPSKLQEEDHSKSGIRFGWKVVLIGYMSGFMFGVGMGYVVFQTGKPKWIVSFVEAKHHRRPKKSNKTTRTSRTRS